The Syntrophorhabdaceae bacterium genome includes a region encoding these proteins:
- the rpmB gene encoding 50S ribosomal protein L28, with the protein MSRVCEKCGKGKQVGCNVSHAHNKTKREWLPNLQTVRIVKNGVTKRAKLCTKCIKRGNFQKAV; encoded by the coding sequence ATGTCAAGAGTTTGTGAGAAGTGCGGTAAGGGAAAACAGGTCGGTTGCAACGTCAGCCACGCGCATAATAAGACAAAGAGGGAATGGCTCCCTAACCTTCAGACGGTGCGAATTGTAAAGAACGGCGTTACAAAAAGAGCGAAACTCTGCACCAAATGCATAAAAAGGGGCAACTTCCAAAAAGCAGTATAG